In Methylovirgula sp., a single genomic region encodes these proteins:
- a CDS encoding FAD-binding oxidoreductase, which yields MSLKPVSHLATNDLLPRFASVVGAEHVIADPAAMSDYLSEPRRLYHGRARAIVLPGSTAEVAAIVALCDETATKIVPQGGNTGLVGGQTPSEAGDEIVLSLIRMNRLREIDVLSNTIIVDAGMTLKDVRTAADVAGRYFPLALNAAPACTIGGNLATNAGGSAAIAYGVARDLVLGLEVVLADGRVLDDLSKLKKNNTGYDLKNLFIGSEGTLGIITGAVLKLFPKPRATVAALAGFRDPDQALQFLNLAQEQVDTELKTFELLPRIAFDFVLKHEAGITDPLPAPHAFYALLEFTSQSSGLEKRVEELLEAARTQGIVADAKSAATPEARQELWRIRLKIPDVQALEGGSIKHDVSVPIAAVPAFLRDVDQAVTARIPGARLVAFGHIGDGNIHCNVSQPVGADKAAFLAQWGEINQIVHGIVAKYRGSISAEHGIGRLKRDLLPGVKDPVALDLMRTLKATLDPKGILNPGKVI from the coding sequence ATGAGCCTCAAGCCCGTTTCACACTTGGCGACGAATGACCTGCTGCCGCGTTTCGCGTCCGTCGTCGGCGCCGAGCATGTCATCGCCGACCCGGCTGCGATGTCCGATTATCTCAGCGAGCCGCGGCGCCTCTATCATGGCCGGGCGCGCGCAATCGTCCTGCCCGGCTCGACTGCGGAGGTCGCGGCCATCGTCGCGCTCTGCGATGAAACCGCGACGAAGATCGTCCCGCAAGGCGGCAATACCGGACTCGTCGGCGGGCAGACGCCCTCCGAGGCCGGTGACGAAATCGTTCTTTCGTTGATCCGGATGAACCGGCTGCGCGAGATCGATGTTTTATCAAACACGATCATTGTCGATGCCGGGATGACCTTGAAGGACGTTCGCACGGCGGCCGATGTCGCAGGTCGCTATTTTCCGCTGGCGCTCAACGCCGCCCCGGCCTGCACCATCGGCGGCAATCTCGCCACCAATGCTGGCGGCTCGGCCGCCATCGCCTATGGCGTCGCCCGCGATCTGGTGTTGGGGCTGGAAGTCGTACTTGCCGACGGGCGCGTGCTCGACGATCTCTCCAAGCTCAAGAAGAACAACACCGGCTACGATCTGAAGAACCTCTTCATCGGTTCGGAAGGGACGCTTGGGATCATCACCGGCGCGGTGTTGAAACTCTTTCCAAAGCCCCGCGCGACCGTCGCCGCGCTCGCTGGTTTTCGCGATCCCGATCAGGCGTTGCAGTTTCTGAATCTCGCACAGGAACAGGTTGATACCGAACTCAAGACTTTCGAACTTCTGCCGCGCATCGCTTTCGACTTCGTGTTGAAGCACGAGGCCGGTATTACCGATCCCCTACCCGCCCCGCACGCCTTCTATGCGCTGCTCGAATTTACGAGCCAGAGCAGCGGCTTAGAGAAACGTGTGGAAGAATTGCTCGAAGCAGCCCGGACGCAAGGCATCGTCGCTGACGCCAAGTCAGCTGCAACGCCCGAAGCACGCCAAGAGCTTTGGCGCATCCGCCTCAAAATTCCGGACGTTCAAGCTCTCGAAGGCGGCTCGATCAAGCATGACGTGTCGGTCCCGATCGCTGCCGTGCCGGCATTTCTGCGCGATGTGGATCAGGCCGTGACGGCACGCATTCCCGGCGCGCGGCTCGTCGCCTTCGGCCATATCGGCGACGGCAATATTCATTGCAACGTCTCGCAGCCGGTCGGTGCCGACAAAGCCGCGTTTCTAGCGCAATGGGGCGAGATCAATCAGATTGTTCACGGCATCGTCGCGAAATACCGCGGTTCGATTTCGGCCGAACACGGCATCGGCCGGCTGAAACGCGATCTGCTGCCGGGCGTCAAAGATCCGGTTGCGCTCGACCTGATGCGGACTTTGAAGGCGACGCTCGACCCGAAGGGCATCCTCAACCCCGGCAAGGTGATCTAA